The following coding sequences lie in one Miscanthus floridulus cultivar M001 chromosome 9, ASM1932011v1, whole genome shotgun sequence genomic window:
- the LOC136481234 gene encoding MYB transcription factor 69-like → MGRPPCCDKEGIKKGPWTPEEDIILVSYIQEHGPGNWRSVPINTGLMRCSKSCRLRWTNYLRPGIRRGNFTQHEEGIIVHLQSLLGNRWAAIASYLPQRTDNDIKNYWNTHLKKKLKKHQAIGAIFAPPPPASDSSSSSSIVMPTTTVGGSHVIDHHHHRDMLGTNPLVSKDSYYARPGGCCSNPDEVSQVIARRSPFAADGGNRSSSSYASSMDNISKLLTGFMKQQQSSPSPDAAAADIKPSAAQVNNNHALLLSSSFHHMSAGTGSGTPPAAACFNDMMPSPPHAQQAALMGHGGYDDPRQPSPLSPIETWLFEEAAEQVGDLMDLSEDCCSSVPMMF, encoded by the coding sequence ATGGGCAGGCCGCCGTGCTGCGACAAGGAGGGGATCAAGAAGGGGCCATGGACGCCAGAGGAGGACATCATCCTGGTGTCCTACATCCAGGAGCACGGCCCGGGCAACTGGCGCTCCGTGCCCATCAACACGGGCCTCATGCGCTGCAGCAAGAGCTGCCGCCTCCGCTGGACCAACTACCTCCGCCCCGGCATCCGGCGCGGCAACTTCACCCAGCACGAGGAAGGCATCATCGTCCACCTCCAGTCCTTGCTCGGCAACAGGTGGGCCGCCATTGCTTCTTACCTCCCGCAGAGAACCGACAACGACATCAAGAACTACTGGAACACCCACCTCAAGAAGAAGCTCAAGAAGCACCAGGCCATCGGCGCCATCTtcgcgccgccgcctccggcctccgactcctcctcgtcctcgtccatcGTCATGCCCACGACCACCGTCGGCGGCAGCCATGTcatcgaccaccaccaccaccgtgacATGCTCGGCACCAATCCCCTCGTCTCCAAGGACAGCTACTACGCGCGCCCAGGAGGCTGCTGCAGCAACCCAGACGAGGTCTCCCAGGTCATCGCCCGGCGCTCTCCTTTCGCCGCCGACGGCGGCAACAGATCCTCCTCGTCCTACGCCTCCAGCATGGACAACATATCCAAGCTGCTCACCGGCTTCATGAAGCAGCAGCAGAGCTCCCCGTCCCCCGACGCTGCAGCTGCCGACATCAAGCCCTCGGCCGCTCAAGTCAACAACAACCATGCTCTGCTGTTGTCGTCGTCGTTCCATCACATGTCCGCCGGCACCGGGAGTGGCACGCCACCTGCAGCAGCCTGCTTCAACGACATGATGCCGTCGCCGCCGCATGCGCAGCAGGCGGCGCTGATGGGGCACGGCGGCTACGACGACCCCAGGCAGCCGTCCCCGCTGTCTCCGATAGAGACGTGGCTGTTCGAAGAGGCTGCCGAGCAGGTCGGCGACCTCATGGATCTGTCCGAAGACTGCTGCTCATCAGTTCCAATGATGTTTTAG